The following are encoded together in the Argopecten irradians isolate NY unplaced genomic scaffold, Ai_NY scaffold_0848, whole genome shotgun sequence genome:
- the LOC138313694 gene encoding uncharacterized protein → MDLAEEAKLTFEQFITKLTKLSIDPADFYKNTVESACTYVVGRTRAPFDMWLEANMPSKVREGDDIPEFVWVLRPRYKEKQKPDSDTYEEDSSSEEKEESSSTDDDECDSSTDDEETVYPPHVKRMLAKFSKEISSGKEITKQLVFDLAVEFGITTGKWMLFPVPTGVKVDVPWTKIARSIVDGSIPGCHYAKVSTMTIEKMLGNDNPSHVICIYNDNFLDMDKVRALESGIRAIGIRGKLWYKPDIFTYCGVYRNNQWNITPVIYQSNYDVKSKQSKIDEV, encoded by the exons ATGGACTTGGCCGAAGAAg CCAAATTGACTTTTGAGCAGTTTATCACCAAGCTGACGAAGCTCTCTATTGACCCCGCCGATTTTTATAAGAATACCGTGGAATCTGCTTGTACCTACGTTGTTGGACGTACCCGAGCACCATTTGACATGTGGTTGGAAGCTAACATGCCTTCTAAGGTCAGAGAAGG TGATGACATACCTGAGTTTGTTTGGGTCTTAAGACCACGATATAAAGAGAAACAGAAGCCCGACAGCGACACGTATGAAGAAGATTCCTCATCAGAGGAAAAGGAAGAGAGTTCGTCAACTGATGACGATGAATGCGATTCTTCAACAGATGATGAAGAAACCGTGTATCCACCACATGTGAAGAGGATGTTGGCTAAATTCTCAAAAGAAATTTCCTCTGGAAAAGAAATAACTAAACAGCTTGTTTTTGATCTAGCTGTTGAATTTGGAATTACGACTGGGAAGTGGATGCTGTTTCCTGTGCCAACTGGGGTCAAGGTCGATGTACCGTGGACCAAGATTGCTCGGTCCATCGTTGACGGCAGCATTCCAGGTTGTCATTATGCAAAAGTATCCACAATGACTATTGAAAAGATGCTGGGAAATGATAATCCAAGTCATGTCATATGTATCTACAACGACAACTTTCTTGATATGGATAAAGTGAGAGCTTTAGAAAGCGGTATCCGTGCCATTGGCATACGCGGGAAGCTTTGGTACAAacctgatatatttacatactgTGGTGTGTATAGAAACAATCAGTGGAACATCACTCCAGTCATCTACCAAAGTAACTATGACGTCAAATCGAAACAGTCTAAGATTGATGAGGTTTAG
- the LOC138313695 gene encoding GTPase IMAP family member 4-like, with protein MFDTIMSNEDVTKEIVKCIEMTVPGIHAVIYVMKFGRFTPEEQKAIQCFSNIFGEGVYNHMILLFTGRDELERHGKTIESCLQDATPELEEVLKKCSRRYLAFDNTKSLQSREDDARALIDMVCDITEVNGGKCYSNEMYETAVKQNTLRIEKEKRKEKEEKEREKAEIRKALQKDHQKDIDRLSRERMRIEKASNDRERRLNSQVRQLQQSLEDSRRRNRETERTQEVPFSKQLRGTEQRMLQMMVSREEERDRRQRELKIRARMLGKN; from the coding sequence ATGTTTGATACCATTATGTCCAACGAGGATGTGACAAAGGAGATCGTGAAATGCATCGAGATGACGGTACCTGGAATCCATGCAGTCATATACGTGATGAAATTTGGGAGATTCACACCAGAAGAACAGAAGGCGATTCAATGTTTTAGCAATATATTTGGAGAAGGTGTATACAATCACatgatattgttatttacagGCAGAGATGAATTAGAAAGACATGGTAAAACTATAGAAAGTTGTTTGCAGGACGCTACACCTGAGTTAGAGGAGGTCCTGAAGAAGTGTAGTCGTAGATACCTTGCATTTGATAACACCAAGTCGCTTCAATCGCGTGAGGATGATGCCAGAGCTTTGATCGATATGGTGTGCGATATCACCGAGGTGAATGGTGGCAAGTGCTATTCCAATGAGATGTACGAAACGGCCGTGAAGCAAAATACATTGAGAATCGAAAAAGAAAAACGTAaagagaaagaagaaaaagaacGTGAAAAAGCAGAGATACGGAAAGCTCTGCAGAAAGATCACCAGAAGGATATTGATAGACTTAGTAGAGAAAGGATGAGAATAGAAAAAGCAAGTAATGACAGGGAACGAAGATTAAACTCACAGGTACGGCAGCTTCAACAGTCTCTTGAAGATAGCCGAAGACGCAATAGGGAAACGGAAAGGACACAAGAGGTACCTTTCAGTAAACAACTACGGGGAACCGAACAACGAATGTTACAAATGATGGTGTCACGAGAAGAGGAAAGAGACAGAAGACAGAGAGAATTGAAAATACGCGCGAGAATGCTGGGAAAGAACTAA